The genome window GGAAAACCGAATCTTTTCTGTTACCTTTGTTTGCTTACCTCGCGCAAGAATCAATAAATTGGAAGCCGCCTAATGCCGAACCAGAACACCTTAACGATTGGTGGAAAAATGAAGAATGGCAGAACAAATGCAATCCGTTAGTAAACAAAAAACGCAGCTTTAAGAAATCTTATCGGGTTCCTCAGAGAAGTCACGAACAGCGGGATGCAGCAGTTCGCGCCTTGATTTTATATCCCATGAATGCTTTAGTTGAAGACCAGCTTACCAGGCTGCGCCGCGCTTTAGATTCTCAAGCAGCGCGAGATTGGTTTCAAGATAATAGAAAAGGCAATCGAGTCTATTTTGGCAGGTACAACGGCGTTACTCCCGTACCGGGGCATGAATACAAAGACAATCGTAAACCTAATGGAAAAAAAATAGAAGAACTTTTGGAAGCAATGCAGCAGATGCAGTTATCAGCCGATCGCGCTAGCGAACACGCCGATCGCACTGGCGAGGAAGATGTGAGGTTCTTTTTCCCGCGCTTAGATGGGGCAGAAATGCGCTGCCGCTGGGATATGAAAGACGCCCCGCCAGATATCTTAATCACCAACTATTCTATGCTCAGTATCATGCTGATGCGCGATCTCGAACGAGATATTTTTGAAAAAACAAAGGAATGGTTAAACAAAGATGGCAGCGTCTTTCATTTAATTGTTGACGAATTGCACTTATATCGCGGTACTTCTGGGACAGAAGTTGCTTATTTGCTGCGACTTTTGCTGCAACGTTTGGGGCTGCATCCCGGTCATCCAAAATTGCGGGTTCTTGCTTCTAGTGCATCTTTGGAACCAGACGATCCAAAAAGCTTAGAATTTTTGAATCAATTCTTTGGTTCTCAATGGAATTCCCAACAGATTATACCGGGTCGTTTAGAACAAATTCCACTAATTGAAGGTCAAGAGTTTCTGGAGAGCGAACCGTTTATCGCTTTGGCAGCAGAAATCAACAATGCAGAAACGTTGCAGTCAACGGCTGCATACAGTGCTTGCCGTCAAATTGTGGAATCTGAAACCGCGCAAGTTGGTGCTAGAATGGTCAATGCTTGTAAAGTTGACGGCAAAATTCGCGCCGTAGCGATCGCAAATTTTGCTCAACAGATTTTCGGCAATGACTTACCCGATGAAAACCTCGAACTCGCAGTAACAGGACTTCTAGCGACTCGCGGTTTATCGAACCAAACATCTTTGCCATCTTTCCGGCTGCACTGGTTTTTCAGGAATATTGAGGGGCTGTGGGCTTGCACTAAACCCAATCACGGGTGCGAAGAAAATGAAATTAGTAAAAATCGATTAGTTGGCAAACTATTTGTCGAAAATCCTCCCATACTTTACGACGAATACCGAGTTTTAGAACTGCTTTATTGCGAACAGTGTGGCACTGTGTTTTTTGGGGGAAACAGGCTGACAAGACAGAATGACGGATGGGAACTTTTGCCGACGGAACCAGATATTGAGGGAATTCCTGACAGAAGAGCTGGACGATTTATTGAGCAGAGGACTTACAAAGAATTTGCTATATTTTGGCCTTCCAGAGAAATCCATGAAGATTCAAAGGATTGGGGACAGTCTAAGAAAGCAGAGTCAGGTTGCTGGCGCAAGGCATGGCTACATACTCGCAGCGGTATAGTCCGTTTGGACCCTGATTCCTCTGATGACTTGACAGTTGAAGGTTATATTTTTTATCGACCGAACCTGCTACCAGAAAATGAGGAAAAAGTTAAAGCTTTGCCTTCAGTTTGTGCTTGCTGCGGTGCAGACTATAGCAAACGAAAGTTTCGCAAGTCTTCAATTCGAGGGTTCCGCACAGGTTTTTCTAAAGTGAGTCAGTTACTTTCCAAAGAACTGTTTTATCAGTTACCGGGAGATGCAGAATCCCGCAAATTAGTTGTGTTTTCTGACAGTCGCGAAGATGCCGCTTCTATATCTAATGGCATGGAGCGATCGCACTACGATGACCTGGTACGAGAAGCACTTTTTGATGAACTCGGACAGTTGGCGATCGGAGAATTGTGCCTATTAGAAGATATTCAACAACACAATCGGCCAGCTCGTCCAGAAGCCCTATTATTTGATCGACGCAACCCACAAGCTGTTGACCAGATGCAAAAAGCAATTAAAAACGTTAACAAGCCATTGCCAGGAGGTCTCGATCCGGAAGATTTGGAACTATTACAAAATAGGCGAGATAACGCTCAGAAGCTACTCAATGAAATCCAGGAAAGAGGCAAGATCCGCACAGTTCCTCTCAGAGCGCTATTTGAAGGCATTGAGAATTCCCAAGACCCCGGACTCCTGATCGAGCGATTGATAAAGTTAGGCGTTAACCCTGCGGGTAATGATGTTGAGTACCAAAGATTTTCCTATGACGGCAGAGACGATCACCATTGGACAAAACTATTTGACTTTAAAACCGCTGGGTGGAAACCAGACTTGTCTCCCGGAGCAAAAATTCCAGAGAACAAACTTCGAGACAAAGTAAAATCCGAGGTCTGTGATACACTTTTTAGCCGCCTATACTTTGGGATTGAAGCATCCGGCTTGGGTTATATTCGCCTGAATTTACCCCCAAATCAATTAGAACAGCTAGCCATTCAATGCGGAGTTTCAAGTTTAGTATTTGAGAGTATTTGCGATGGCGTATTGCGAATTTTGGGTGAATTATACAGATATCCAAAACCAAAACAACATCAAGATTATTATCCGCTGGATGACTGGAAAGACTGGGGTGATGCGAGATCAAACTTGCGGAATTATATTAAAGAGTGTGCAAAAGCTGGCGGAATTTCAGAACAGGAATTGAAACCAGCATTATGGTCAGCTATTTGCACGCAGGGTCAACACCATCACTTTAAACTTAATCCCCGGCATTTATCTGTACGAGTTGCTGTGTCCGATGACCCTGTGTGGCAGTGCGAGTCTTGCCAGCGCCATCACCTGCACCGCGCCGGAGGTGTTTGTACTAATTGTTTGGCACATTTACCAGCGAAACCTAATAGAAAATGCGGGGATTTGTACGATCGCAATTATTTCGCCACCCAAGCTGTAAATAAGCGTCAACCGTTGCGGTTGCACTGCGAAGAGTTGACCGGGCAAACCGACGATCAGGCCGAAAGGCAACGGCATTTCCGCAACATCATCGTGAATTTTGGCGAACAAGACAGAGATTTTATCCCAGCGGTAGATATCATCGATATCTTGAGCGTCACAACCACAATGGAAGTGGGGATTGATATTGGCAGTTTAATGGCTGTTGTGATGGCAAATATGCCGCCGATGCGCTTTAATTACCAACAGCGTGCGGGTCGCGGAGGGCGCCGGGGTCAGGCTTTTGCTATTGTACTTACTCTCTGTCGCGGTCGATCGCACGATGAGTTTTATTACCGGCATCCTGAAAAAATTACGGGCGATCCGCCACCGGTTCCTTTTCTTGCTATGTCACAGGTTGAGATGGCCCAGCGCCTCCTAACAAAAGAATGTTTGAGACTAGCATTTATTGCTGCTGGTGTCAACTGCTGGGAGGTGGAAAAAAAGCCTGACAGTCACGGTGAATTTGGCACAGTTCAAAATTGGAAGGAAACGGAAGAACGGCGCGAACAAGTTCGGCGCTGGTTGAGAACTTCTTGTGAAGTAACTGAGGTAATAAATTCTCTGCTAGTCGGCGTTGAAGGTATCGATCGCGATAACTTAGAAAACTATGCACGTCAGCAGTTGTTTGAGAAAATTAATGAGTGCGCCAATAACTTAGAATTGACTGGTGATGGATTGGCAGAACGCCTCGCTGAGGGCGGGATTTTGCCGATGTACGGGATGCCTTCAAGAGTGCGTGATTTGTACCATCACGAACCGTCTAGAAAACAGAAAGTTTCTACTATCGATCGAGATTTAGATTTAGCAGTCGCGGAATTTGCACCAGGTTCCGAAAAAACTAAAGACAAGCGAATTTATACCGCGATCGGGTTTACAGCACCGTTAATTTCAGACAGTAAACACGGGTTAGTTCCTGCAGGCGAACCTGTGAGCGATCGCCAATGGATGTTGAGGTGTCAGCGCTGCCAACATACGGCAACCTCTAATACAATATTTGAAGATATAATCTGTCCGAAATGCGCGG of Oscillatoria nigro-viridis PCC 7112 contains these proteins:
- a CDS encoding DEAD/DEAH box helicase; its protein translation is MHDPINAFNTIRDNFLLYVKTAFGTQFPEIERERERLLRQPGAFHQEPWIEPMPSYQKSGKTINDLDISNVPGLDETALQDFKQLASCGLVGNYELYSHQIQMLRQALAGNNAVVTAGTGSGKTESFLLPLFAYLAQESINWKPPNAEPEHLNDWWKNEEWQNKCNPLVNKKRSFKKSYRVPQRSHEQRDAAVRALILYPMNALVEDQLTRLRRALDSQAARDWFQDNRKGNRVYFGRYNGVTPVPGHEYKDNRKPNGKKIEELLEAMQQMQLSADRASEHADRTGEEDVRFFFPRLDGAEMRCRWDMKDAPPDILITNYSMLSIMLMRDLERDIFEKTKEWLNKDGSVFHLIVDELHLYRGTSGTEVAYLLRLLLQRLGLHPGHPKLRVLASSASLEPDDPKSLEFLNQFFGSQWNSQQIIPGRLEQIPLIEGQEFLESEPFIALAAEINNAETLQSTAAYSACRQIVESETAQVGARMVNACKVDGKIRAVAIANFAQQIFGNDLPDENLELAVTGLLATRGLSNQTSLPSFRLHWFFRNIEGLWACTKPNHGCEENEISKNRLVGKLFVENPPILYDEYRVLELLYCEQCGTVFFGGNRLTRQNDGWELLPTEPDIEGIPDRRAGRFIEQRTYKEFAIFWPSREIHEDSKDWGQSKKAESGCWRKAWLHTRSGIVRLDPDSSDDLTVEGYIFYRPNLLPENEEKVKALPSVCACCGADYSKRKFRKSSIRGFRTGFSKVSQLLSKELFYQLPGDAESRKLVVFSDSREDAASISNGMERSHYDDLVREALFDELGQLAIGELCLLEDIQQHNRPARPEALLFDRRNPQAVDQMQKAIKNVNKPLPGGLDPEDLELLQNRRDNAQKLLNEIQERGKIRTVPLRALFEGIENSQDPGLLIERLIKLGVNPAGNDVEYQRFSYDGRDDHHWTKLFDFKTAGWKPDLSPGAKIPENKLRDKVKSEVCDTLFSRLYFGIEASGLGYIRLNLPPNQLEQLAIQCGVSSLVFESICDGVLRILGELYRYPKPKQHQDYYPLDDWKDWGDARSNLRNYIKECAKAGGISEQELKPALWSAICTQGQHHHFKLNPRHLSVRVAVSDDPVWQCESCQRHHLHRAGGVCTNCLAHLPAKPNRKCGDLYDRNYFATQAVNKRQPLRLHCEELTGQTDDQAERQRHFRNIIVNFGEQDRDFIPAVDIIDILSVTTTMEVGIDIGSLMAVVMANMPPMRFNYQQRAGRGGRRGQAFAIVLTLCRGRSHDEFYYRHPEKITGDPPPVPFLAMSQVEMAQRLLTKECLRLAFIAAGVNCWEVEKKPDSHGEFGTVQNWKETEERREQVRRWLRTSCEVTEVINSLLVGVEGIDRDNLENYARQQLFEKINECANNLELTGDGLAERLAEGGILPMYGMPSRVRDLYHHEPSRKQKVSTIDRDLDLAVAEFAPGSEKTKDKRIYTAIGFTAPLISDSKHGLVPAGEPVSDRQWMLRCQRCQHTATSNTIFEDIICPKCAATEEQGFRVFQWAVPLAFRTSINPGADAKEEYDALITGAGSVAESQPQDFNLVNNTNTQIAFSKSGRVFRVNDNRGQLFKGTIGTATFGRGDKLLPDQWIDERFQNKPDGVRFKPQGESEAIAIIAPKTTGVLRIKPVTVPDGLCLDPIAPGSAVKAAFYSAAFTVRAVAAQELDIDPEELDISGLRQVELEDKKVGEIVISDRLANGSGFTDWLAHRWEDILTDKILNSQNSFAEAIMSPQHRQKCDSSCYDCLQQYRNMNYHGLLDWRLGLSLLRALASSNFQCGLDGDFSTPDLENWLLNATALRDIFCASFSCSGEQFGALPGFAVGDKSVIIVHPLWEVDNPQGLLHEAIATVEAPDRLRYLDTFNLLRRPSWCYQSLDD